GTTCCCTTGTGTAATTCTATGAGTTTATCCCATAGCTCCTTCGTGTTTTCATGTGGGCCAACACATTTTAGTTCTTCCTTCGTTAGCCCACACTAGATTATATTGAGAGCCTTGAAGTTGATCTAGACCTCCTTCTTCATTTCCGGATTCTAATTTTCTGGGTCCATTGGAATCATGGCGTTGTCGACGAGAGCCTTGTATTTTTTGGTGACACTGAACCATTAATCGAAGTCAgtcttcaggtacacctccatccatTTCTTTCTGTTGGTACCCCaatgtagttttgatgtgatcaaacaagttgttgtatttaaccctgtgtctaagtgtgcaggaacttaggagcataggaagtcgagagaaagacgtagctagcgagaaggacggtacgagagagagtcgacgggctcggtgcgtctgagggacgaggtgttgtggaagagtacatcggcggccGAGAAGGGAGCGTgaggtgtttccgagggacaagaagtcggagtTAAAGAttactcgaggagcaaaagacgcagctgtccgagggacgaaaagatgtggaagagtacgttggctgacgagaaggaagcaagtAGCGATTTTGAGGGgcgagaagctggagtggaagtttgcacgagaaggccgaaagttggattcgggtgaaccctattccggatggccgaaatcacttaAGTGagcgaagccggagtggaagacccggaccgaggcaagcGGAACTGAAGAAAAAGACTCGGACCAAAAGTCAGCAAAAGGCTAACTTCTGATGCCCGAGGCGCCCGAACCAGTCCAGGGCTCCCGGACCAAGTCGGGGTGCCCGGATCAGTTCGAGGCGCCCGGACTAGTTCGGGGTGCCTGGAGCAGGTCGGGGCGCTCGGACTAATCTGAGGCGCTCGGAACCCGACTTTTATCCAAATCGACGTGGCTTTTGACCATTGCGacggggatagatttctatcccattccaggcgcctggaacccttccaggtacccccgagcagggctatataaacagccctgctcccagaagctaagtagaataaaaaatactgaaacaacacttgtagacactttttgttttagttttctgtTTCTGTGCTATCATTACTGTAAAGaaacttctccgcctaaaggagaaattagtgtgctttacttccttggattaacaacctccccgattgtaaccaagtaaattctcggtgcctttgtcttttagtttctttatccttcttatgcaagtgttctttttattaagttataagtccgagaaagattttattttgtttttgtgcaggggttttcccccccccccccccaatctcTCTCTAGCCGACCACCAAGGGACCTAACACTCCCAATATGGGAAGTCATCACCGTTAAAGAGGAGAGGGCGTATGGTACTATATCCCTCGTttgaaccttgcacacaaaagaggaaaaaagaaaagaagtcgcaagactaggtcttggatcaGTAGTGTGGAGAAAACAAATATTAAGACTCGAttgatgttgcaccaattcagagtagttTGTAACgaaaaaatttatccaaagaggtaattataccagtttggattatattgaaaaccccaaaaatatgaaagagaaaggaaagaaatcaagaaaaatcaccCCCTTGCAtgattgatggttgcaccaattcagagcggtattggctctgataccacttgtaggatcggaaagacgctagagggggtgaatagataTCGTCGAAAATTGATAGCGAAGTAAAATAGGTACACAGCAgaagaataaaagaagaaaagaaaatatatcaACTAAGCACTaacataagttagttttatttggttcggaaccTTGGACGACTCATACTTCAAGCCCTACACTCTACGAGTGCTTCAATTGGATAATCCACTAACAGTTCGAATGGTTACAGATTGAGTACAGGAAGTATATATGAAAATTACCGACAACAAAGTGAGAAAATCTTGATCGCCGATTGTTGGAGGAGCGTCGCAGCATCGTAGGAGCTTTTTTAGAGCACCGAGCAAGAGTAAAAGTCGTAGCAGTTATTGTTGTCAAGCTTCTAgttgaaggcctttaaataggttcATTCCGAGCACTTGGAACTCCTCCGGGCTCTTAGACCACGTGGCTCGATCAATCGACACACTCCACATCAACTTATGGATAATTTTTCGGGTCCGAGTGCCTGGATCGAGTCTAGGCACCTGGACCGCCAGGGCGCCCCAACACTCGCTTGGGCGAGCCTACTTCGGGCACCGGGACCAGCTccaggcacccggatcccttccgggcgtcgGGACCCCCTTTTCTTCAATAactttctcctgcaagaaaaaggTTAGTGCAGGCGAtagaaaatatttttaccttttaaaacagagttagcacaacgtaataaaatataagtagcaattagattctgtctcttcGAGAGCAAgatctagtcaaagtctcagcttAAGTTTTCCAAATGCACCTAAACTGAACCgatgcctacagttccctcaacggggaatgcaccctcactggatctctcctccagttgcttaccttcacttaccacttgcaATCACTTGACTTGCCTTCGACCTACCAGGTTTTTCTGCTAGTTGTCATGTTTGCAGACTCAATTGGATTTCAGCCGGTTGTCAAGTCTCACGGACCTAACCTGACTTCCCACTAGATATCGGGCTCCgcggacctatttggacttcccaccagctatcaggtACCATGGACCTAACTAGATTTCAGCCTGATGTAAGATCCtttagaccagtcaactcctgcacacttggtagaaaggttagacgcacactacatctaactttaacctatttgtcatatatcaataccagattattagtgcaacctgcaccaacagtaaaaactcttgcatatttaatatTACACTCAAGTTCTCATAGAGATATAACGATCCTTGCCAATATGTTATAGTCAAACCCTACAACacgaactcttacatatttaaaTTACACctaagttctggagatgtagtaaTCCTTACCAAGACATTACAATCAGACCCTGTAACGTATTTTTTCCGAGAAATAACCTAGCATTAGCATAATatttaatagataaaaataaaacttaaaatataagAACAAGAAACTAACTGATATAATATGATTTGGAATCCTGGGTTCCTATTCCTGAGTTATGATTTATAAAATGGATCACTTATTGCAACACCATTatactttcttcttctcctcaagTACCTGAAACCTCCGACAACACTTGCTATTACAATAGCCAACAAAATACAATAAAACAACACTTGTTATTACAATAGCCAACAAAATACAAATATACAATGAACAATTACAAAATAAAGTTTTCTTTTGATTATTTGTTGCTTGcttttctttgttcaaggtcggATTTAGAACGCAACAACATTCACCCTAGAACCGCCCAAGAATCATGATCATATAGAAGCCTATACAAAGCCTTTAACTAATAtcattatataaatttaaatcttttcaattCGATGACAAGTTCTCTAAATCTAACTTACTTACGAAGGTACCCAACAACAAATATTAGTGATCATGATTTCACACACTAAGAAAGGCCAATTCAAGTAGATCGAGCTCCTCGATCTTGATTCAAACTAATAATGTTCATAAACTTTTGAAGCATGTATATCGATCTCTCACTCAGGCTCAGCTAGCATTCGTCTCTTCCTCCCTCAAAATTGTCTCGCTTGCCTCTTCTCAACCCAACTTATTGCTAATTAATCTAAAAACGAATTAATCCACTACTCAGACTCAGACTCAGCTCATTGCCAAATCCACCACAAGCTCTTGCATCAGCAACCCAATGAGAACGCCCTCCAGACCCACCGCCACTTCCTCCTCCGCCGCCTCACATCTCAACCATCCATTCTCCCCCTCTTCTATCTCCCTCAGGCTCAGAGTCGTCGTTTCCCCATGGCAGTCGTCGGCGCCGCACCACCTCCCCCCTTCCATCCACTCCCTCGCTACCAAAATCAGTCGCCGTGCTTCCTCATCTTGTTGTTCTAGCCCCGCTGATCTCCGCCGCCGGCTGAACAAGCTGCAGACGAAGAAGTCCACCAGAAGTCTCTCCACGCTCGCGTCGAGCGAGCTGACCTGGCAGACGGAGGTAAAATCCTGCAGAAGCCTCCTCGCCTCCATGTCATCATCATCGCACGAGGCAAAGCAACGATCAAGGATAACCGGATTGGGATTCGGGAAGAGTTGGAGCCGTCCGATCCTTCGGAGCAGCTGCTGCGACTTTGTCCCTGCACGGAACCAATTATTGATTAATTTCACACTGAAATCCTTCAAATGCATTCATTATTCGCCCACGTTGCCAACGCTACCCAATGACACTAATTCAACAGCCTCATTAATTCAGGTGCAGGAGGAACATGCGCAAAAGCCAAATTTAAAGAGTTATAGAATTTGGCAGGTGGCGTTAATTGTGTCGTCGAGATCGCACGCACAGACATGGTCGAGTAGATTCCGGCGGAAAACAAGAAACCAAATCGATTTTCACTTGTGCTAGCTAATTACAATCAATgcactaatataataacaattttttttcaaaaaagaaaaagaaaaaaagaaaaaagaattagATACATACTTTGCAGCTTCAATGGGGCGTGATGAAAGGAAGGCGATGATGCttgatcctcctcttcttctccttcggaGGGGAATTCCATCACGGACAATGGGCTCAGTTGCTCCTTTTCCTCCTCCGACGAGCTGTGGCATTCCGGTGGCTCTTTGCGCTCTCCGTCCACGTCCGCCTTGTTTTATACGAATAATAATCAATCGCTCTTTCTCCGAGTTGACATTGAATAGTGCGATATAgcaaatataataattaaattaataatatggcGGAAGCagacaaattaaaattcaaaacgcGCGAGATGTAGATCTCACTTTCATTCATTTTTTGGAAAATAAAACAGAATAGCATCGATTCGATCGAGGAGTATTGGACCAATATGAAATTTTAAGGGGCCGATCCATGGTTGCTTAAAAATTAATATGACAAAACAACGTTAATATTTTCTAAATTGTCCGATTAAACCACAAGACCAGCCATTCGGAAGATGCTGCCAAATTTCTAATTACTTGGCCAAGTACATACTTCACGTGTACAACCTCGCGGGTGTGCATCTGCTGATTGAATTCAAATACTGGAACAGAGTTCCAGTACCAGTACGGTGTGCTAAAACCCAGGCTATTCAAAAGTGATAAAGTTCACGGAACTCAATCGGCTTCCTCAGGTTGGTTCTTAAGTCACTGATCTGGAATCTCTCGGGGTAGAACGATAGGTAAAGTACAGAGTGTTATCTTAAATAGTGGGATTAAAGATCGGTTACTTCATCCGTGTTAATCTAAGCACGGATTGACAGAGTAAATCATCTTTTACTATattaagtgatatgggattagCAGAGTTGATTATTATATGGTATATTAATAAATTTGAATAAGAAACAAATCTGTTATGTGatagttaatttcaattttttaatttactcAAAAAACCTCTCACGAATTCCAtttttttatagaattaattaagtACTATGAATTTAGACAGGATACAATGAAATAGATTAGAGagtgataaatttattataataaaataaaaattaattttcacggTATTTATTATTCATCCCACTTTGCAAGGTATGTTTAGAAGGAGTGTAATTAATTTtaactataattaattaaataattaattaagtgatATGAATAAATAAAAACTTCAGCACGTAAATTATAGCTAGTAAATTGTGGCAAGTGTCTCACCTTTGCGGCCCCTGCCATGGGCGGGCTGTGGCAAGGACTCGCTCGTGGGGACCCGTTCTTGATTTCGTCGGAGAGGAAGTCCCTGTCGGAGTCGGTCATGACAGACCAGCTGCTGCAACTGCTAACTGCCGGATATGCTAAGCAGCAAGACTGCAGCACTTCGTCGTCGATGTCCTCCGACTCCGCTTCTGACTTCCCTCGCTTCCTCCAGAAGTGGATCTTCATACGCTTCGAGAAACTCCTGGAGAGGAGCCCGGCGCTGGAGGCCGAGGAGCCCGCGGTGTTAGAGAAAGGCAGCATTTTGACGACGGAGGAGATCCTCGTTAGGGCGCTGGCTGAGAGCTTCCTCGACAGCCGCCTTCTTCCTCGCCCGAGTTCAGAGTCGATAAGACGCCGCACGGTGTCGATGGCGTCGGGCTCGGCGCTGCAGGACTCGGACTCCCAATCCAGCTCCAGGAAATCCTTGAGCATTTGCGGTTTCCGCGCCATGGTTACaaatggaaagaaaaaaaaaaagaggatcgAATTATATGAGGAATTAGACGTACGGGCGCTTCCTTTGTATATATCAGGTGGGCATTAGCTAAGGAGATTTGGAAGTGGGATACGGAGGGAGTAAGCGAAAGAAGCTTATTTAAAGGGAGGAGGGTAGCGGTACTGGAAGAGGAAGGGGAGACGGAGCTTCGAGGAGATCTACAGACCGTGGACAAAACCGGGGAGACAACAGTGAGTAAAATAATGGAGATGAGTAGAAGGAATCCAGAGACAGAGCAGATGAAATGGCAGCGAGAGTAGGCACGCCGCTTCTACCCGATTTCCTCCCACTGCAGGGCAGGCGAGGCGAGGCGAGGAGGTGTGTCTTTAAATGTAAGACATCTTCGCTTTGCGACTTCTCCATACCCATCTGCACAACCAAGTGCGGACCCTACTATTTCTGTCTAATACCGTAGTAGCAAAGGTTCGAGAGGGTATCCAGTATTGAGTGAGTTTTCGCGGGTACACTCCACGTGTGCTCGCGTTCAAGCTATTTGACCCCcgcgaaaaaagaaaaaaaaagaaaaaacaaaaattgAGGACGAAAAATACAGGACGATTCGAAAAGATTTGAATTTGTCGCATGCGGAGGGGTGTCCGGAGGACGCGTGGGCAAATGGCAGTGGCCCGACAGAAAAGGATCCTATGTTCTATGGCCCGCGCCGTCGGTGCGCATGCGAGATGCATCTTCCCTTCCCTCTGCGAGCTTTGGACGATCCAGATCTTTCTCGGGAATGGGAATTGGAGGACGACCATTACGAGACGCCCGTCCGTCCGTGAAAAACGAGAGGAAGAGATGCTTTAATTGTGGGGAAAAATAAATCGATAACCCTCCCCGGATCCCTCTTCAAAATTGTCCCATTCCCATATTCATCGAAAGAGAATAAATTACACAGGTCATTCGGTCAGTCTAGCGGTATGGGAGAGACTTTAGCACAGTATAAAATCCTGCAATTTAAATcagaaatttattatgataactCCTCGTACAAATATCAGCACGGTTACTTCATGGAGAATTAGGATAGGAAAGATGCTTTAATACTAGTAGAAAGTAATTATATTAATAGTTCCTATCCTCCATCCTCAAATTAGGTAAAAAGAATAATGATGATGGGAATAGTTTATAATCAAGTTTTAGGgtcttaaaatttatttgataagataatcaaatcaaattgagccgagtttaaaatgaactaaacttttaaaatgattgttcaagtttacttggtttattttttatgagcttaagcttatttgaagcttgacttgaacttgattcatttagatgttattgagctctcaattcaagcttagcttgagattgattcatttagatgttatcgaactctcaattcaagcttgtttgattgtttgaaacttttaattatttgattggttattgagtttgataattcaaatttatttatttattttattttattgtttatttagcatattgataaaagttttattaataattatggTGTTCAGACATTATTTACAAACGTTCACGAACGTTAATgagctaaacacatatgtgttcaaacatgtttatttagtttaacgagttgtttaaatttatttgtttaattgatcttgtgtataGTAAACGAACATAAACAATCTCTTACTAAGTCGAACACTAAGTTTGTTCATCAACGTTTGGTCCATTAATAGCCCTACCAACGAAGAGAACCCCCTTTacataccacctctcataacatCCGTAATCATGAGATGATAAaaaatgtcgggtgtcagaagATGTCGAGTAAGGGAATATGCACAGTCTGGGAGGCATACAGTCACCGTCTGAGAAATCTTCCGTTACCGAGTGCACCCTTTTCGTAACTTATGCCATTAATGTAGCGGTTGAATGAATATGTTCTCACAATGTGTCGGTTGATAGAAAGTATAGAGATACCTTCGAGGAATGTTTCATTCAATGCTCATGTAATAACAAAAGAATATTATCTGATAAACGGTTGGTATTCTTTGACCATATGGTCTCTtaatgtaaagcccgaaaaattcccgaatttattttagaattattctatgatttttctggaatttttagatatttttccggaatttttcgagtagcggaagtagcaaaataattggaaccgtaaaatagcttaggcgggaatcgaacctgagacctatggtttacggataagtttagtaaccggtgtacccagcagggccgtgctgaaagaaaggagaaccaaatatatttatattagagttgagttcattaaaccacttaatataaattaaaaacttaaagagggtttggtttatttgagaagtttggttcggcaaaatccctctccaccgaagccctcacgcctctcttcctctcggttcctctcttctctcggcgcccccaagcacaagcaaaaaggaacctagggttccttccctaagggtcacgagagcaccttccggcaagaTCTTCgatacaaggacgttcccctccgcgagaggaacgcgtagacgcaagcaGCTCGTCGAGAAGGTCTTCGTCTCCGGAAACCTaacgcttagatttgtaagaatctttgcacacgaggtaagaaacccctcacctgcagtataattgctctcgcttgttagtttggcgttagtttagtagttttacagttttcagttatgGGGTGTGCTctaagtgcacaccaagcattcggtagaatgcctagttcagaaggatgcaccagtaggcgtcctaacagcatgtaaaacgtattagaaacattttactcagtttattatcaattattacagctatatggatcaaatatccattgggtgggctcccatagtagcctctaggttcagataacctagctctaggttcagataacctagaacagcaaagtaaaataaaacagtattcagtattttacttttattcagttggcactgtatttggatcagatatccatgggctggactcccacagtcgtccctaggttcagataacctagtaaccctgctggattcggaacttgcaatcccgggtctcgtagggatgcacgcacagtaagtacagatgccagggccccagcagcatgtttagtattttcatctattatatgtatagttttcaaatttgaaaccagtgatgagaacactaatttagctttcagttcagtttacATGAGTTGAGTTCACGTACAGATTTAGAgatatgcatgattagttcagtttcatgttcagttatatgctatgctatgtttcagttccagtttatgctttgtatgataccatgccatgccatgcttgcatattcagtatgtttcaaacagcatgatttaaaaacataatcgcatcgttgcatgttttagtgaggtagatggtttcttactaagctttaagcttacagatactattctccttatactgcagatacaggaaaaaggaaaatggactagaagtggaggctggaggtcaatgcagatgaggatgtgtgtgtggaactggaatgaaagatctcagggatctaacaagctttatttatgcattagaactcgttagcatttacgttcagcactttcagcttattagttttgatattttcattttcatgcaatttagatttggaacgcattgaactatgaaagagtgttttaaaatgtcagtaaccatgttggaatgttaactgcaagtggttagaatttttattaggcattagatagtttatatgtGGAGTTGGCATGACCCAGTTTCTGAATTCAGAATGTCAGGTTCGAAATCAaaaaccctgatcggtcagccgaccgatcagaaaTGGGttggtgccactggatcggtcagccgaccgacccaggcacgaacagagagttgacaagggttatggatcggtcagccgaccgatccagatgcgaacagaaacATAGGAAGTGCACtcatcggtctaccgaccgatcagggtactcctggatcggtcgg
This genomic stretch from Zingiber officinale cultivar Zhangliang chromosome 7A, Zo_v1.1, whole genome shotgun sequence harbors:
- the LOC122001998 gene encoding uncharacterized protein LOC122001998, with product MARKPQMLKDFLELDWESESCSAEPDAIDTVRRLIDSELGRGRRRLSRKLSASALTRISSVVKMLPFSNTAGSSASSAGLLSRSFSKRMKIHFWRKRGKSEAESEDIDDEVLQSCCLAYPAVSSCSSWSVMTDSDRDFLSDEIKNGSPRASPCHSPPMAGAAKADVDGERKEPPECHSSSEEEKEQLSPLSVMEFPSEGEEEEDQASSPSFHHAPLKLQRTKSQQLLRRIGRLQLFPNPNPVILDRCFASCDDDDMEARRLLQDFTSVCQVSSLDASVERLLVDFFVCSLFSRRRRSAGLEQQDEEARRLILVAREWMEGGRWCGADDCHGETTTLSLREIEEGENGWLRCEAAEEEVAVGLEGVLIGLLMQELVVDLAMS